One window from the genome of Phocoena phocoena chromosome 15, mPhoPho1.1, whole genome shotgun sequence encodes:
- the MAZ gene encoding myc-associated zinc finger protein isoform X2, translated as MDPGNWSSFIFQGHAQNPLQVGAELQSRFFASQGCAQSPFQAAPAPPPTPQAPAAEPLQVDLLPVLAAAQESAAAAAAAAAAAAAAAVAAAPPAPATASTVDTAALKQPPAPPPPPPPVSAPAAEAAPPVSAATIAAAAATAVVAPTSTVAVAPVASALEKKTKSKGPYICALCAKEFKNGYNLRRHEAIHTGAKAGRVPSGAMKMPTMVPLSLLSVPQLSGAGGGGGEAGAGGGAAAVAAGGVVTTTASGKRIRKNHACEMCGKAFRDVYHLNRHKLSHSDEKPYQCPVCQQRFKRKDRMSYHVRSHDGAVHKPYNCSHCGKSFSRPDHLNSHVRQVHSTERPFKCEKCEAAFATKDRLRAHTVRHEEKVPCHVCGKMLSSAYISDHMKVHSQGPHHVCELCNKGTGEVCPMAAAAAAAAAAAAAAVAAPPTAVGSLSGAEGVPVSSQPLPSQPW; from the exons aTGGATCCAGGCAACTGGAGCAGCTTCATCTTCCAG GGTCACGCCCAGAACCCCCTGCAGGTCGGGGCTGAGCTCCAGTCCCGCTTCTTTGCCTCCCAGGGCTGCGCCCAGAGTCCATTCCAG GCCGCGCCGGCGCCCCCGCCCACGCCCCAGGCCCCGGCGGCCGAGCCCCTCCAGGTGGACTTGCTCCCGGTTCTTGCCGCCGCCCAGGagtccgccgccgccgccgccgcggccgccgccgctgccgccgccgccgccgttgCTGCTGCGCCCCCGGCCCCGGCCACCGCCTCCACTGTGGACACAGCGGCTCTGAAGCAGCCCCCGGCGCCCCCTCCGCCGCCCCCTCCGGTGTCGGCGCCCGCCGCTGAGGCCGCGCCCCCTGTCTCTGCCGCCACCATCGCCGCAGCCGCGGCCACCGCCGTCGTTGCCCCAACCTCGACGGTCGCCGTGGCCCCGGTCGCATCTGCCTTGGAGAAGAAGACAAAGAGCAAGGGGCCCTACATCTGTGCCCTGTGCGCCAAGGAGTTCAAGAACGGCTACAATCTCCGGAGGCACGAGGCCATCCACACGGGAGCCAAAGCCGGCCGGGTCCCTTCGGGTGCTATGAAGATGCCCACCATGGTGCCCCTGAGCCTCCTGAGCGTGCCTCAGCTGAGCGGAgccggcgggggagggggagaagcggGTGCCGGCGGCGGAGCGGCCGCAGTGGCCGCCGGTGGCGTGGTGACCACGACCGCCTCGGGAAAGCGCATCCGGAAGAACCACGCCTGCGAGATGTGCGGCAAGGCTTTCCGCGACGTCTACCACCTGAACCGACACAAGCTGTCGCACTCGGACGAGAAGCCCTACCAGTGCCCGGTGTGCCAGCAGCGCTTCAAGCGCAAGGACCGCATGAGCTACCACGTGCGCTCACATGACGGCGCTGTGCACAAGCCCTACAACTGCTCCCACTGTGGCAAGAGCTTCTCCCG GCCGGATCACCTCAACAGTCACGTCAGACAAGTGCACTCAACAGAACGGCCCTTCAAATGTGAG aaaTGTGAGGCAGCTTTTGCTACGAAGGATCGGCTGCGGGCCCACACAGTACGACACGAGGAGAAGGTGCCATGTCATGTGTGTGGCAAGATGTTGAGCTCGGCTTATATTTCGGACCACATGAAGGTGCACAGCCAGGGCCCTCACCATGTCTGTGAGCTCTGCAACAAAG GTACAGGTGAGGTCTGTCCAatggcggcagcggcggcggcggcggcagcggcggcagcagcggcagTGGCAGCCCCTCCCACAGCTGTGGGCTCCCTCTCGGGGGCCGAGGGGGTGCCTGTGAGCTCTCAGCCACTTCCCTCCCAGCCCTGGTGA
- the MAZ gene encoding myc-associated zinc finger protein isoform X3, which produces MFPVFPCTLLAPPFPVLGLDSRGVGGLMNSFPPPQGHAQNPLQVGAELQSRFFASQGCAQSPFQAAPAPPPTPQAPAAEPLQVDLLPVLAAAQESAAAAAAAAAAAAAAAVAAAPPAPATASTVDTAALKQPPAPPPPPPPVSAPAAEAAPPVSAATIAAAAATAVVAPTSTVAVAPVASALEKKTKSKGPYICALCAKEFKNGYNLRRHEAIHTGAKAGRVPSGAMKMPTMVPLSLLSVPQLSGAGGGGGEAGAGGGAAAVAAGGVVTTTASGKRIRKNHACEMCGKAFRDVYHLNRHKLSHSDEKPYQCPVCQQRFKRKDRMSYHVRSHDGAVHKPYNCSHCGKSFSRPDHLNSHVRQVHSTERPFKCEKCEAAFATKDRLRAHTVRHEEKVPCHVCGKMLSSAYISDHMKVHSQGPHHVCELCNKGTGEVCPMAAAAAAAAAAAAAAVAAPPTAVGSLSGAEGVPVSSQPLPSQPW; this is translated from the exons ATGTTCCCCGTGTTCCCTTGCACGCTGCTGGCCCCCCCCTTCCCCGTGCTGGGCCTGGACTCCCGGGGGGTGGGCGGCCTCATGAACTCCTTCCCGCCACCTCAGGGTCACGCCCAGAACCCCCTGCAGGTCGGGGCTGAGCTCCAGTCCCGCTTCTTTGCCTCCCAGGGCTGCGCCCAGAGTCCATTCCAG GCCGCGCCGGCGCCCCCGCCCACGCCCCAGGCCCCGGCGGCCGAGCCCCTCCAGGTGGACTTGCTCCCGGTTCTTGCCGCCGCCCAGGagtccgccgccgccgccgccgcggccgccgccgctgccgccgccgccgccgttgCTGCTGCGCCCCCGGCCCCGGCCACCGCCTCCACTGTGGACACAGCGGCTCTGAAGCAGCCCCCGGCGCCCCCTCCGCCGCCCCCTCCGGTGTCGGCGCCCGCCGCTGAGGCCGCGCCCCCTGTCTCTGCCGCCACCATCGCCGCAGCCGCGGCCACCGCCGTCGTTGCCCCAACCTCGACGGTCGCCGTGGCCCCGGTCGCATCTGCCTTGGAGAAGAAGACAAAGAGCAAGGGGCCCTACATCTGTGCCCTGTGCGCCAAGGAGTTCAAGAACGGCTACAATCTCCGGAGGCACGAGGCCATCCACACGGGAGCCAAAGCCGGCCGGGTCCCTTCGGGTGCTATGAAGATGCCCACCATGGTGCCCCTGAGCCTCCTGAGCGTGCCTCAGCTGAGCGGAgccggcgggggagggggagaagcggGTGCCGGCGGCGGAGCGGCCGCAGTGGCCGCCGGTGGCGTGGTGACCACGACCGCCTCGGGAAAGCGCATCCGGAAGAACCACGCCTGCGAGATGTGCGGCAAGGCTTTCCGCGACGTCTACCACCTGAACCGACACAAGCTGTCGCACTCGGACGAGAAGCCCTACCAGTGCCCGGTGTGCCAGCAGCGCTTCAAGCGCAAGGACCGCATGAGCTACCACGTGCGCTCACATGACGGCGCTGTGCACAAGCCCTACAACTGCTCCCACTGTGGCAAGAGCTTCTCCCG GCCGGATCACCTCAACAGTCACGTCAGACAAGTGCACTCAACAGAACGGCCCTTCAAATGTGAG aaaTGTGAGGCAGCTTTTGCTACGAAGGATCGGCTGCGGGCCCACACAGTACGACACGAGGAGAAGGTGCCATGTCATGTGTGTGGCAAGATGTTGAGCTCGGCTTATATTTCGGACCACATGAAGGTGCACAGCCAGGGCCCTCACCATGTCTGTGAGCTCTGCAACAAAG GTACAGGTGAGGTCTGTCCAatggcggcagcggcggcggcggcggcagcggcggcagcagcggcagTGGCAGCCCCTCCCACAGCTGTGGGCTCCCTCTCGGGGGCCGAGGGGGTGCCTGTGAGCTCTCAGCCACTTCCCTCCCAGCCCTGGTGA
- the MAZ gene encoding myc-associated zinc finger protein isoform X4 produces MFPVFPCTLLAPPFPVLGLDSRGVGGLMNSFPPPQGHAQNPLQVGAELQSRFFASQGCAQSPFQKCEAAFATKDRLRAHTVRHEEKVPCHVCGKMLSSAYISDHMKVHSQGPHHVCELCNKGTGEVCPMAAAAAAAAAAAAAAVAAPPTAVGSLSGAEGVPVSSQPLPSQPW; encoded by the exons ATGTTCCCCGTGTTCCCTTGCACGCTGCTGGCCCCCCCCTTCCCCGTGCTGGGCCTGGACTCCCGGGGGGTGGGCGGCCTCATGAACTCCTTCCCGCCACCTCAGGGTCACGCCCAGAACCCCCTGCAGGTCGGGGCTGAGCTCCAGTCCCGCTTCTTTGCCTCCCAGGGCTGCGCCCAGAGTCCATTCCAG aaaTGTGAGGCAGCTTTTGCTACGAAGGATCGGCTGCGGGCCCACACAGTACGACACGAGGAGAAGGTGCCATGTCATGTGTGTGGCAAGATGTTGAGCTCGGCTTATATTTCGGACCACATGAAGGTGCACAGCCAGGGCCCTCACCATGTCTGTGAGCTCTGCAACAAAG GTACAGGTGAGGTCTGTCCAatggcggcagcggcggcggcggcggcagcggcggcagcagcggcagTGGCAGCCCCTCCCACAGCTGTGGGCTCCCTCTCGGGGGCCGAGGGGGTGCCTGTGAGCTCTCAGCCACTTCCCTCCCAGCCCTGGTGA
- the MAZ gene encoding myc-associated zinc finger protein isoform X1, protein MFPVFPCTLLAPPFPVLGLDSRGVGGLMNSFPPPQGHAQNPLQVGAELQSRFFASQGCAQSPFQAAPAPPPTPQAPAAEPLQVDLLPVLAAAQESAAAAAAAAAAAAAAAVAAAPPAPATASTVDTAALKQPPAPPPPPPPVSAPAAEAAPPVSAATIAAAAATAVVAPTSTVAVAPVASALEKKTKSKGPYICALCAKEFKNGYNLRRHEAIHTGAKAGRVPSGAMKMPTMVPLSLLSVPQLSGAGGGGGEAGAGGGAAAVAAGGVVTTTASGKRIRKNHACEMCGKAFRDVYHLNRHKLSHSDEKPYQCPVCQQRFKRKDRMSYHVRSHDGAVHKPYNCSHCGKSFSRPDHLNSHVRQVHSTERPFKCEKCEAAFATKDRLRAHTVRHEEKVPCHVCGKMLSSAYISDHMKVHSQGPHHVCELCNKGFTTAAYLRIHAVKDHGLQAPRADRILCKLCSVHCKTPAQLAGHMQTHLGGAAPPVPGDAPQPQPTC, encoded by the exons ATGTTCCCCGTGTTCCCTTGCACGCTGCTGGCCCCCCCCTTCCCCGTGCTGGGCCTGGACTCCCGGGGGGTGGGCGGCCTCATGAACTCCTTCCCGCCACCTCAGGGTCACGCCCAGAACCCCCTGCAGGTCGGGGCTGAGCTCCAGTCCCGCTTCTTTGCCTCCCAGGGCTGCGCCCAGAGTCCATTCCAG GCCGCGCCGGCGCCCCCGCCCACGCCCCAGGCCCCGGCGGCCGAGCCCCTCCAGGTGGACTTGCTCCCGGTTCTTGCCGCCGCCCAGGagtccgccgccgccgccgccgcggccgccgccgctgccgccgccgccgccgttgCTGCTGCGCCCCCGGCCCCGGCCACCGCCTCCACTGTGGACACAGCGGCTCTGAAGCAGCCCCCGGCGCCCCCTCCGCCGCCCCCTCCGGTGTCGGCGCCCGCCGCTGAGGCCGCGCCCCCTGTCTCTGCCGCCACCATCGCCGCAGCCGCGGCCACCGCCGTCGTTGCCCCAACCTCGACGGTCGCCGTGGCCCCGGTCGCATCTGCCTTGGAGAAGAAGACAAAGAGCAAGGGGCCCTACATCTGTGCCCTGTGCGCCAAGGAGTTCAAGAACGGCTACAATCTCCGGAGGCACGAGGCCATCCACACGGGAGCCAAAGCCGGCCGGGTCCCTTCGGGTGCTATGAAGATGCCCACCATGGTGCCCCTGAGCCTCCTGAGCGTGCCTCAGCTGAGCGGAgccggcgggggagggggagaagcggGTGCCGGCGGCGGAGCGGCCGCAGTGGCCGCCGGTGGCGTGGTGACCACGACCGCCTCGGGAAAGCGCATCCGGAAGAACCACGCCTGCGAGATGTGCGGCAAGGCTTTCCGCGACGTCTACCACCTGAACCGACACAAGCTGTCGCACTCGGACGAGAAGCCCTACCAGTGCCCGGTGTGCCAGCAGCGCTTCAAGCGCAAGGACCGCATGAGCTACCACGTGCGCTCACATGACGGCGCTGTGCACAAGCCCTACAACTGCTCCCACTGTGGCAAGAGCTTCTCCCG GCCGGATCACCTCAACAGTCACGTCAGACAAGTGCACTCAACAGAACGGCCCTTCAAATGTGAG aaaTGTGAGGCAGCTTTTGCTACGAAGGATCGGCTGCGGGCCCACACAGTACGACACGAGGAGAAGGTGCCATGTCATGTGTGTGGCAAGATGTTGAGCTCGGCTTATATTTCGGACCACATGAAGGTGCACAGCCAGGGCCCTCACCATGTCTGTGAGCTCTGCAACAAAG GCTTCACCACGGCAGCATACCTGCGCATCCACGCGGTGAAGGACCATGGGCTCCAGGCCCCGCGGGCTGACCGCATCCTGTGCAAGCTGTGCAGCGTGCACTGCAAGACCCCTGCCCAGCTGGCCGGCCACATGCAGACCCATCTGGGGGGGGCCGCCCCCCCTGTCCCGGGAGACGCCCCCCAGCCACAGCCCACCTGCTGA